One window of the Lactococcus lactis genome contains the following:
- a CDS encoding toprim domain-containing protein, whose product MVEIQTHEKRKQLLDQAQSANIFQVAQQLGLKALGSNMYEWEGHQSIWLNPRKNRFNWFAENLWGGPIDLVSLVLFNARTFEERRAHFKEAVAYLTQTGWQTFDAQKVPKAQPFHYYLRDQAKNQLAEKYLGEERGLSQATIQFFEEKGLIAQSQWRNTLEDGRHFYEPIVVFKHFDKPNHMVGASVQGIQAYPELHKDHASGHLKRVLKNSGSYGGMVLDIGQSERLIVFEAPIDLMSYYELHQSELKNVKLLSSDGYKPQVISHYIAEIYGREELTLDEKEKFLETFDRLAGNIEGLPEQLITFAYDHDEAGKTFVKRFNDQYPNAPKYARTDFPPLHDGQAKNDWNDELKRQKGWITMKNESSEKSKKRESFLKLPEAAQAYLVQKARVDEEKKTPNQTTAAQHLRELQWNFKKEDQARLDGLYEQLIDKDFSPLDLLALEQTQDEVVQTLLKETQQFDDEMTNLFTQTPPVPQPQNEATTNPVVEQPQPSQTTSPVEARKSPKKVETIKEVPSEVKSPLTKEELEALLSAHFSKIEGLVNQFKKDVLENKTMSNEETQTEVKGLLTQIHEHLLELVDQVKVAILNKRNQMGTALQATRISVTNTLKSPFLKLSQELQAISQNLTQRFALEEMPKPPEKVKSRKALAEELSEKAKMIEDLKVKLATQGQKQTEAEKPKTAKKRSKSKKNFDTRLQQAKEAEQEKIKAVAAQGNLPVAKGISV is encoded by the coding sequence ATGGTTGAAATTCAAACGCATGAAAAACGGAAACAACTTTTAGACCAAGCGCAATCGGCGAATATCTTTCAAGTTGCCCAGCAACTGGGCTTAAAAGCGCTTGGTTCGAATATGTATGAGTGGGAGGGGCATCAAAGTATCTGGCTCAACCCCAGAAAGAATCGCTTTAATTGGTTCGCAGAAAATTTGTGGGGCGGACCTATTGATTTAGTCAGCTTGGTTCTTTTTAATGCCCGAACTTTTGAAGAGCGTCGGGCGCACTTCAAAGAAGCAGTAGCTTACCTGACGCAGACGGGCTGGCAAACGTTTGATGCTCAAAAAGTTCCAAAAGCACAACCTTTTCATTACTACTTGAGAGACCAAGCCAAAAATCAACTTGCGGAGAAGTACCTCGGTGAAGAACGGGGACTGTCCCAAGCAACGATTCAGTTTTTTGAAGAAAAGGGCTTGATTGCTCAATCTCAGTGGCGTAATACCTTAGAAGATGGTCGTCATTTTTATGAACCGATTGTGGTCTTTAAACATTTTGATAAGCCCAACCACATGGTAGGAGCCAGCGTACAAGGCATTCAGGCGTATCCCGAATTACACAAGGATCACGCTAGTGGACATTTGAAACGGGTCTTGAAAAATTCAGGATCTTATGGAGGCATGGTGCTTGATATTGGTCAGTCTGAGCGACTGATTGTTTTTGAAGCCCCGATTGACTTAATGAGTTATTATGAACTTCATCAGTCAGAACTCAAAAACGTCAAACTGCTTTCAAGTGACGGTTATAAACCCCAAGTAATTTCCCATTATATTGCGGAGATTTATGGTCGTGAGGAGCTGACACTTGATGAAAAGGAGAAGTTTTTAGAGACCTTTGACCGCTTGGCGGGGAATATTGAGGGTTTACCTGAGCAGCTGATTACCTTTGCCTACGACCATGATGAAGCGGGGAAAACCTTTGTGAAACGGTTTAATGACCAGTACCCTAATGCTCCAAAATATGCACGGACAGATTTCCCGCCACTTCATGACGGACAAGCAAAAAATGATTGGAATGATGAACTTAAAAGACAGAAAGGATGGATAACGATGAAAAATGAATCCAGTGAAAAGTCAAAAAAAAGGGAGAGCTTTCTAAAGCTACCCGAAGCGGCACAAGCTTATCTCGTGCAGAAAGCTCGTGTGGACGAGGAGAAAAAGACACCGAATCAAACGACGGCTGCTCAGCACCTCCGTGAGTTACAATGGAATTTCAAAAAGGAGGATCAAGCTCGCTTAGATGGCCTTTATGAGCAGTTAATTGATAAGGACTTTTCTCCGCTCGACCTGCTTGCTTTAGAGCAAACGCAGGACGAAGTGGTTCAAACGCTCCTTAAAGAAACCCAGCAATTTGACGATGAAATGACAAATCTCTTTACACAAACCCCACCCGTCCCTCAACCTCAAAATGAAGCGACAACAAATCCAGTCGTTGAGCAGCCGCAACCATCACAAACCACTTCACCTGTTGAAGCAAGGAAGTCTCCAAAAAAGGTAGAAACGATTAAGGAGGTTCCTAGCGAGGTCAAAAGTCCCCTTACGAAAGAAGAGCTAGAAGCTCTACTCTCGGCGCATTTTTCAAAAATTGAGGGACTGGTCAATCAATTTAAAAAGGATGTCTTGGAAAATAAGACTATGTCCAACGAGGAAACTCAAACAGAAGTCAAAGGGCTTTTAACACAGATTCATGAGCACTTATTGGAGCTTGTGGATCAAGTAAAAGTTGCAATTCTCAATAAAAGAAATCAAATGGGAACGGCGCTCCAAGCCACAAGAATTTCTGTGACCAATACCCTGAAATCACCTTTTTTGAAATTGAGTCAAGAACTCCAAGCCATAAGTCAAAACTTAACGCAGCGTTTTGCATTGGAGGAGATGCCAAAGCCCCCTGAAAAAGTCAAAAGTAGAAAAGCATTGGCTGAGGAACTGTCAGAGAAAGCAAAAATGATTGAGGACTTGAAAGTCAAACTGGCGACGCAAGGTCAAAAACAGACAGAAGCTGAAAAGCCAAAGACGGCTAAAAAACGCTCAAAATCTAAAAAGAACTTTGACACGCGACTCCAACAGGCTAAAGAAGCGGAACAAGAAAAAATAAAAGCCGTTGCCGCTCAAGGAAATCTACCCGTCGCTAAAGGAATTTCAGTCTAA